Proteins co-encoded in one Acidovorax sp. 69 genomic window:
- the moaC gene encoding cyclic pyranopterin monophosphate synthase MoaC — MSALTHFDAQGQAHMVDVAAKPATHRIAIASGRIEMQPETLALIEAGTAKKGDVLGIARIAGIQAAKKTSDLIPLCHPIALTRVAIEFEAASARQSSAIGIFCTATVETVGPTGVEMEALTAVQIALLTIYDMCKAVDRGMSIHGVHVAEKHGGKSGSYVGL; from the coding sequence ATGTCCGCACTTACCCACTTTGATGCCCAAGGCCAGGCCCACATGGTCGATGTGGCTGCAAAACCCGCCACCCACCGTATCGCCATTGCCAGCGGGCGCATTGAGATGCAGCCAGAAACGCTGGCGTTGATTGAGGCAGGAACCGCCAAAAAGGGCGATGTACTGGGTATCGCACGCATTGCCGGCATTCAGGCCGCCAAAAAAACCAGCGACCTGATTCCGCTGTGCCACCCTATTGCATTGACCCGTGTTGCTATTGAATTTGAAGCTGCCAGCGCACGCCAATCAAGCGCCATCGGTATATTTTGCACCGCAACCGTAGAAACGGTGGGGCCCACTGGCGTCGAGATGGAGGCCCTCACCGCTGTGCAGATCGCACTGCTCACCATATACGACATGTGCAAGGCCGTGGATCGGGGGATGTCCATCCATGGCGTGCACGTTGCGGAAAAACATGGTGGCAAGTCGGGGAGCTATGTCGGACTTTGA
- the tfpZ gene encoding TfpX/TfpZ family type IV pilin accessory protein: protein MQNWKGRLRAGSIHLGISLCIAALAAALVFGLWYPYPYREISGGRSLFMLVAGVDVIMGPLITLIIFNRAKPRRELVMDFTVVGLLQVAALSYGLWTVFVARPVHLVFEYSRMSVVHAIDIDTDLLAKAPAALQKLPVTGPTTIALRPFKDAAEEFDATMAAIGGPSLSARSDLWQPYANSTTDILKESKPASDLLTRFASQTVLIDRTIENTGKPVAQLRYLPLVGRDNAWTVLLDATTAEPLGFLPIDPF from the coding sequence ATGCAGAACTGGAAAGGGCGCTTGCGCGCCGGTAGCATTCACCTGGGCATCAGCCTTTGCATTGCGGCTTTGGCTGCGGCGCTCGTTTTTGGATTGTGGTATCCGTATCCCTACCGCGAAATATCGGGCGGGCGCTCACTCTTTATGTTGGTGGCCGGTGTGGACGTCATCATGGGGCCCCTGATTACGTTGATCATCTTCAACCGCGCCAAGCCCCGGCGCGAGTTGGTGATGGATTTCACCGTCGTGGGCTTGCTGCAGGTGGCCGCGCTCAGCTACGGCTTATGGACCGTGTTCGTTGCCCGCCCTGTACACCTGGTCTTTGAGTACAGCCGCATGAGCGTGGTCCATGCCATCGATATTGATACTGACCTGCTGGCCAAAGCACCGGCAGCGCTGCAAAAACTTCCTGTCACTGGTCCCACAACCATTGCGCTGAGGCCTTTTAAGGACGCTGCGGAGGAGTTTGACGCCACGATGGCTGCTATCGGCGGCCCTTCGCTCTCTGCCCGAAGCGACCTTTGGCAGCCCTATGCCAACAGCACTACAGACATCCTCAAGGAGTCCAAGCCCGCGTCCGACCTGCTTACGAGGTTTGCTAGCCAGACTGTATTGATTGATCGCACCATTGAAAACACCGGTAAGCCAGTGGCCCAGTTACGCTATCTGCCACTGGTGGGGCGTGACAACGCGTGGACCGTGTTACTGGATGCGACCACGGCAGAACCTTTGGGATTTCTTCCCATCGACCCTTTCTGA
- a CDS encoding M48 family metalloprotease, which yields MRHGGLAPLPRALLAIILGANLLTCGVSANAQTALPTLGDGSDLTTSAERRLGDRIIRELYRDPDYIDDPVVADYLQGIWRPLLAAARARGELAPELDERFAWEILLGRDRTVNAFALPGGYLGVHLGLIGVVTSRDELASVLAHELSHVTQRHISRLITQQSKQTPLLLGAMVLGALAASKNPGATQALVVGGQALVMQNQLNFSRDMEREADRVGYGLMAPAGFSPNGFVSMFDKLQQANRLNDNGSWPYLRSHPLTTERMADMQARIPPGRATPAGVPSTFEHAMVAARARVLSNPGVDTLRQWIAEPGGPGFASQPVFRRAAALYAAALGSSQLRDATGARAAAKKLEDLVRSDLVASRLVQLLNAEIELAAGDAIAAITAMPMSDGSSRRPALVLHTQALLKAGRASEGSEALQTWVANHPKDATAWQLLASVWQAQGQGLRAVRAEAEAHAARYDYAAAVDRFKAGQDMARRDGTAGDHIEASIIDTRLRAMESLLREQAAER from the coding sequence ATGCGCCACGGAGGCCTAGCGCCCTTACCACGAGCACTGCTTGCCATCATTTTGGGAGCGAATTTGCTCACCTGCGGTGTATCAGCCAATGCGCAAACCGCACTCCCCACCCTGGGCGATGGAAGCGATCTGACCACCAGTGCCGAACGTCGTCTGGGCGACCGCATCATTCGCGAGCTCTACCGGGACCCTGACTACATTGATGACCCGGTGGTCGCTGACTACCTGCAGGGCATATGGCGACCTCTGCTGGCGGCCGCCAGGGCCCGTGGCGAGCTAGCCCCCGAGCTGGACGAGCGTTTCGCATGGGAAATTTTGCTCGGGCGCGACCGTACCGTGAACGCCTTTGCCTTGCCTGGTGGCTACCTGGGAGTCCATCTGGGCCTGATTGGTGTTGTCACCTCGCGTGATGAACTCGCCTCTGTGCTGGCGCACGAGTTGAGTCATGTGACCCAGCGTCACATATCGCGCTTGATCACACAACAGAGCAAGCAAACCCCGCTTTTGCTGGGCGCCATGGTGTTGGGTGCCCTGGCAGCCAGCAAGAATCCCGGCGCCACCCAGGCCTTGGTGGTTGGCGGCCAGGCATTGGTCATGCAAAACCAACTGAACTTTTCACGCGACATGGAGCGTGAGGCTGATCGTGTCGGCTACGGGTTGATGGCCCCTGCCGGGTTTTCCCCCAACGGCTTTGTGAGCATGTTTGACAAGTTGCAACAGGCCAATCGACTCAATGACAATGGTTCATGGCCGTATCTGCGCAGCCATCCGTTGACTACCGAACGCATGGCAGATATGCAGGCGCGCATACCGCCTGGGAGGGCGACCCCGGCAGGAGTGCCCTCCACTTTTGAACACGCCATGGTGGCAGCGCGGGCCAGGGTGCTCTCTAACCCAGGTGTGGACACCTTGCGCCAGTGGATAGCCGAACCGGGAGGCCCCGGATTCGCCAGCCAACCGGTCTTTCGACGGGCTGCGGCGCTGTACGCGGCCGCCCTCGGCAGCAGTCAATTACGCGACGCAACCGGAGCACGCGCTGCCGCCAAAAAACTGGAGGATCTGGTCCGCTCGGACCTGGTGGCTTCGCGACTGGTGCAGTTGTTGAACGCCGAGATTGAGCTGGCTGCGGGCGATGCCATCGCCGCGATAACAGCGATGCCCATGTCCGATGGCAGCTCCCGCAGGCCCGCGTTGGTACTGCATACCCAGGCCTTGCTGAAGGCGGGTCGGGCAAGCGAGGGCTCGGAGGCGTTGCAAACCTGGGTGGCTAACCACCCCAAGGATGCTACTGCATGGCAACTTCTGGCTTCTGTATGGCAGGCCCAAGGGCAAGGCCTGCGGGCAGTGCGTGCCGAAGCCGAAGCGCACGCGGCGCGTTACGACTACGCCGCAGCGGTGGACCGGTTCAAAGCGGGCCAGGACATGGCGCGCCGCGACGGCACAGCAGGGGATCACATAGAGGCCTCCATCATCGACACCCGGTTGCGCGCCATGGAGTCACTCCTTCGTGAACAGGCCGCCGAGCGCTGA
- a CDS encoding phage holin family protein, translating into MKLLLKWLLSAAALLFVAYIYSGVEVKSFTSALIAAFVIGLFNAVLRPVLVVLTLPVTIVTVGLFLFVINALMFWAAASVLDGFHVTGFGAALLGSLIYSVLGVLIESALGGLFTKE; encoded by the coding sequence ATGAAACTGCTTCTCAAATGGCTGCTCAGCGCCGCAGCACTGCTGTTCGTGGCCTACATCTACAGCGGGGTTGAGGTAAAGAGCTTTACCTCGGCGTTGATCGCTGCCTTCGTGATCGGGCTGTTCAATGCGGTGCTACGGCCAGTGCTGGTGGTGCTGACACTGCCGGTCACCATCGTCACCGTGGGGCTGTTCCTGTTTGTGATCAATGCGCTCATGTTCTGGGCAGCGGCCAGTGTGCTGGACGGTTTTCACGTCACGGGCTTTGGTGCCGCCCTGCTCGGATCGCTCATATATTCGGTGCTGGGCGTACTGATCGAATCAGCGCTCGGCGGCCTGTTCACGAAGGAGTGA
- a CDS encoding TerC family protein, protein MDFLASPEFWLALGQIIIIDILLGGDNAVVIALACRKLPPAQRTKGIIWGTAGAIVLRVILIAFAMTLLALPFLKFVGAVLLVWIGVKLLAPDEDGHGDVQGSDKLLAAIKTIIVADLVMSVDNVIAIAGAAQNAGEHQFLLVVLGLLISIPIIVWGSQLVIKLMERFPMIITLGGMLLGWIAGGMLVTDPVLANHDKWLWMLKMPLDSTTGEVTDMIKYGASVAGALLVLLAGKIILARRAGTESAAAGH, encoded by the coding sequence ATGGACTTTTTGGCTTCGCCCGAATTCTGGCTCGCACTCGGCCAGATCATCATCATCGACATCCTGCTGGGTGGCGATAACGCTGTGGTTATAGCGCTGGCGTGCCGCAAGCTGCCACCGGCTCAGCGCACCAAGGGCATCATCTGGGGCACGGCCGGCGCCATTGTGCTGCGCGTGATCCTGATTGCGTTTGCGATGACATTGCTCGCGCTGCCCTTCCTCAAGTTTGTGGGTGCGGTGCTGCTCGTGTGGATTGGCGTCAAGCTGCTGGCCCCGGATGAGGATGGCCATGGCGATGTGCAGGGCAGCGACAAGCTGCTGGCCGCCATCAAGACCATCATCGTGGCCGACCTGGTGATGAGCGTGGACAACGTGATCGCCATTGCAGGTGCCGCGCAGAATGCCGGTGAGCACCAGTTCCTGCTGGTCGTGCTCGGCCTGCTGATCTCGATCCCGATCATCGTCTGGGGCAGCCAACTGGTCATCAAGCTCATGGAACGCTTCCCCATGATCATCACGCTGGGCGGCATGCTGTTGGGCTGGATTGCAGGTGGCATGCTGGTGACCGACCCCGTACTGGCCAACCACGACAAATGGCTGTGGATGCTGAAAATGCCGCTCGACAGCACCACCGGTGAAGTCACCGACATGATCAAGTATGGCGCCAGCGTGGCGGGCGCACTGCTGGTGTTGCTGGCTGGAAAGATCATTCTGGCGCGCCGTGCCGGGACGGAATCGGCGGCAGCGGGTCACTAA
- a CDS encoding DUF3717 domain-containing protein, with protein sequence MAAIHITDIEAAINHWRSCAPSPDGVALAPEIEALGEAYALMVYHHKSTVDEEHLPAQALAAWLTWYDTTPDTPCIAICSTSQGDDLCKGCGRTFDEVQFWPGMTPAEKRTVWRRITLEHSAWRFNRYSERAAEGVSAWQGAISRGR encoded by the coding sequence ATGGCCGCCATTCACATCACCGACATTGAAGCCGCCATCAACCACTGGCGCAGCTGTGCCCCATCGCCTGACGGCGTCGCTCTGGCGCCCGAGATAGAAGCGCTGGGAGAGGCCTATGCGCTGATGGTCTACCACCACAAGAGCACTGTCGACGAAGAGCACCTGCCGGCCCAGGCATTGGCCGCTTGGCTGACCTGGTACGACACTACGCCCGACACACCCTGCATCGCCATCTGCTCCACCAGCCAGGGCGATGATCTTTGCAAGGGATGCGGGCGCACATTCGACGAAGTGCAGTTTTGGCCAGGCATGACACCCGCTGAGAAGCGCACGGTGTGGCGACGCATCACCTTGGAGCATTCGGCCTGGCGCTTCAACCGCTATTCAGAGCGGGCGGCGGAGGGTGTGTCGGCTTGGCAGGGCGCAATATCCCGAGGCCGGTAG
- a CDS encoding YaeQ family protein, whose amino-acid sequence MAIKSTIFKANLQIADIDHGYYADHALTLARHPSETDERMMIRLTALAIQAHQLNDLCNGDAALAFGAGLSDPDDPDASLTDYTGRKRVWIEVGQPEDKPLTKACSKADSVIVYCFNHAAEIWWKGIETKLSRLEKLQVWRIPTDASQALAQLAERSMQLQATVQEGAITLSSTRGSVHVEPVRWK is encoded by the coding sequence ATGGCGATCAAATCAACGATATTCAAAGCGAACCTCCAGATCGCCGACATTGACCACGGCTACTACGCCGACCACGCGCTCACCTTGGCCCGCCACCCCAGCGAGACCGACGAACGCATGATGATCCGGCTGACTGCGCTGGCCATTCAGGCGCACCAGCTCAATGATCTTTGCAATGGCGATGCCGCACTGGCCTTTGGCGCCGGCCTGTCCGACCCCGATGACCCTGATGCGTCGCTGACGGACTACACGGGGCGCAAGCGCGTGTGGATCGAGGTGGGCCAGCCGGAGGACAAGCCACTCACCAAAGCCTGTAGCAAGGCCGATTCTGTGATCGTGTATTGCTTCAACCACGCCGCTGAGATCTGGTGGAAAGGAATCGAGACCAAGCTCTCTCGGCTCGAAAAATTGCAGGTGTGGCGGATTCCCACCGACGCCTCTCAGGCGCTGGCGCAATTGGCCGAACGCAGCATGCAACTGCAGGCCACGGTGCAGGAAGGGGCCATCACCCTGAGCAGCACGCGGGGCAGCGTGCATGTGGAGCCCGTGCGCTGGAAGTGA
- a CDS encoding glycosyltransferase family 39 protein, which yields MAALVLVAIAAAASALYGPYLGNPFVFDDGNLFFSSRLTTAAIEPWELVTRSLPYFTLGWVQTQIGSMEAHRLISLMLHTLVAWQLYRLLKQMLVVDSTPSMPAELAAKRASVVAALLAVLFVAHPVAVYAAGYLIQRTTVMATLFSLISLRYLLTALQEGSLVAALRAALMSSLAMLCKEHSVTVPFAAMSLVLLLERIDRRTVSVCATFLCANLPAIALVFSVGMGFVGQPYEPRLSDLEGEIHGLPAFNSAGDRWLFSAFVQAQLYFYYWLQWLVPSTSRMSADLRVDFLQPWTHVRAWLQLAIFVILPSTVAALSLWKGKYRLVAFGLVFSALLFTVEFSLVRFQEPYVLYRSYVWAIGYAVMVAALARHLPLRWLAVLFCIAMPFLFAQSRDRLESFSSRGALWEDAAAKLPKPEVAGASRIYFNRGNERFQRGNADGALADISKAIELNPKNSSYYVARATTLTRTGHPTEALADLDIAERISPHDEPRIWFERFRALHALQHPAAEDALQKAARLGSFSARYFIEKRRSKTADVEVLMEGTR from the coding sequence ATGGCTGCTCTTGTCCTTGTTGCTATTGCCGCTGCTGCTTCTGCTCTGTACGGTCCCTATCTTGGGAATCCGTTTGTCTTTGATGACGGCAATCTTTTTTTCTCATCGCGACTCACAACGGCTGCGATAGAGCCCTGGGAACTGGTGACCCGATCCTTGCCATATTTCACCCTTGGATGGGTACAAACCCAGATTGGGAGCATGGAGGCGCATCGGCTCATAAGCCTGATGCTGCATACGTTGGTTGCTTGGCAGCTCTACCGGTTGCTGAAACAGATGCTCGTTGTAGATTCAACCCCATCAATGCCAGCCGAGCTGGCAGCGAAGCGGGCATCCGTTGTTGCAGCGCTGTTGGCCGTTTTATTTGTGGCGCATCCGGTTGCCGTGTACGCGGCTGGGTATCTGATTCAGCGCACTACGGTGATGGCGACGCTGTTCTCGCTGATCAGCTTGCGGTATTTGCTTACGGCGCTGCAGGAAGGGAGCCTAGTGGCTGCATTGCGCGCAGCGCTCATGTCATCCCTGGCAATGCTGTGCAAAGAGCATTCAGTGACGGTACCGTTTGCCGCAATGTCGCTTGTTCTGCTTCTGGAGCGTATTGATAGACGGACTGTGTCCGTCTGTGCGACATTTCTCTGCGCCAATTTGCCTGCCATCGCGCTGGTGTTCAGCGTTGGAATGGGTTTCGTTGGCCAGCCGTATGAGCCCAGGCTGAGCGATCTCGAAGGAGAAATCCATGGTCTTCCCGCATTCAACAGTGCGGGTGATCGCTGGTTGTTTTCAGCCTTTGTGCAGGCCCAACTCTATTTTTACTATTGGCTGCAGTGGCTTGTACCCTCCACATCGCGTATGTCGGCAGACTTGCGAGTCGATTTTCTGCAACCTTGGACGCATGTTCGCGCGTGGCTGCAACTTGCTATTTTCGTGATCTTGCCGTCGACCGTAGCTGCACTTTCCCTGTGGAAGGGTAAATATCGATTGGTTGCCTTTGGCCTCGTATTCAGTGCCTTGTTGTTTACGGTCGAGTTCAGTCTTGTCCGTTTTCAAGAGCCCTATGTGCTCTATCGAAGCTACGTCTGGGCAATTGGGTATGCCGTGATGGTTGCCGCTCTCGCTCGACACCTTCCATTGCGCTGGCTTGCTGTCCTGTTTTGTATAGCGATGCCCTTTCTATTCGCGCAGTCGCGAGATCGTCTTGAGAGTTTTTCTTCGAGGGGAGCGCTGTGGGAAGATGCTGCTGCGAAATTGCCCAAACCAGAGGTTGCAGGGGCCAGTCGCATCTACTTTAACCGGGGCAATGAGCGTTTTCAGCGAGGCAATGCCGATGGGGCACTCGCAGATATCAGCAAGGCGATTGAGCTGAACCCCAAGAACTCCAGCTATTACGTAGCGCGGGCTACTACGCTCACTCGCACCGGCCACCCCACAGAGGCGCTTGCTGATCTGGATATCGCCGAGCGGATTTCGCCCCATGATGAGCCGCGCATTTGGTTCGAGAGATTCCGCGCGCTCCATGCGCTGCAGCATCCTGCAGCCGAGGATGCATTGCAAAAAGCGGCGCGTCTTGGTAGCTTCTCTGCACGATATTTCATCGAGAAGCGCCGAAGTAAGACAGCAGATGTAGAAGTATTAATGGAAGGAACCCGCTGA
- the purB gene encoding adenylosuccinate lyase has product MSLSTITALSPLDGRYATKLAALRPIMSEHGYMHRRVQVEVAWFIALSDAGFAEFKPLTTGARAYLLGLVKNFSEADAAAIKEIEKTTNHDVKAVEYWIKSKFEARPELEKASEFVHFACTSEDINNTSHALQLRSGRDQVVLPGLDRIVLKLREMAHAFADVPMLSRTHGQTASPTTVGKEMANVVMRLQTACDRIAAVKIMGKMNGAVGNYNAHLSAWPDFDWEAFSKKVIETPEPLGLGLTFQPYSIQIEPHDYMAELFDAVARANTILIDLSRDIWGYVSLGYFKQRLKAGEIGSSTMPHKVNPIDFENAEGNLGLANALLKHLSEKLPISRWQRDLTDSTVLRNMGVALGYATLAYASLLTGLTKLEINEEALAEDLDTSWEVLAEPIQTVMRRFGVQGAYEKLKEVTRGKTVTAEALHGLIHSLEIPQAEKDRLLGMTPGSYVGKAAELARRV; this is encoded by the coding sequence ATGAGCCTGTCCACCATCACCGCCCTGTCGCCGCTTGACGGCCGTTACGCCACCAAACTTGCCGCCCTGCGCCCGATCATGAGCGAGCACGGCTATATGCACCGCCGGGTGCAGGTGGAGGTGGCCTGGTTCATTGCGCTATCAGATGCAGGCTTTGCCGAATTCAAGCCACTTACCACCGGAGCACGCGCTTACTTGCTGGGGCTGGTCAAGAACTTCTCCGAGGCCGATGCGGCCGCGATCAAGGAGATTGAAAAGACCACCAACCATGACGTGAAGGCGGTCGAATACTGGATCAAGAGCAAATTCGAAGCGCGCCCCGAGCTGGAAAAGGCCTCCGAGTTTGTGCACTTTGCCTGCACCAGCGAAGACATCAACAACACCAGCCACGCGCTGCAACTGCGCTCGGGCCGCGACCAGGTCGTGCTGCCGGGCCTGGACCGCATCGTGCTCAAGCTGCGCGAAATGGCCCACGCCTTTGCGGACGTGCCCATGCTCAGCCGCACCCACGGCCAGACGGCCAGCCCGACCACCGTGGGCAAGGAAATGGCCAACGTAGTGATGCGCCTGCAAACGGCCTGCGACCGCATTGCCGCCGTCAAGATCATGGGCAAGATGAATGGCGCCGTGGGCAACTACAACGCCCACCTGTCCGCCTGGCCTGACTTTGACTGGGAAGCCTTCAGCAAGAAGGTCATTGAAACGCCTGAACCCCTGGGCCTGGGACTCACGTTTCAGCCGTATTCGATCCAGATCGAGCCACACGACTACATGGCCGAGCTGTTCGACGCCGTGGCGCGCGCCAACACCATCCTGATTGATCTGTCGCGCGACATCTGGGGCTACGTGAGCCTGGGCTACTTCAAGCAGCGCCTGAAAGCCGGAGAAATCGGCTCCAGCACCATGCCGCACAAGGTCAACCCCATCGACTTCGAAAACGCCGAAGGCAATCTTGGCTTGGCCAACGCGCTGCTCAAGCACTTGTCCGAAAAGCTGCCGATCAGCCGCTGGCAGCGGGATCTGACGGACAGCACCGTGCTGCGCAACATGGGCGTAGCACTGGGCTATGCCACTCTGGCCTACGCCTCGCTGCTCACCGGCCTGACCAAGCTCGAAATCAACGAAGAAGCACTGGCCGAAGACCTTGATACCTCATGGGAAGTGCTGGCTGAACCCATCCAGACGGTGATGCGACGCTTTGGCGTGCAGGGCGCCTATGAGAAGCTCAAGGAAGTGACCCGTGGAAAGACCGTGACGGCCGAGGCCCTGCACGGCCTGATCCACTCGCTGGAAATCCCCCAGGCCGAAAAAGACCGCCTGCTGGGAATGACGCCGGGCAGCTATGTGGGTAAGGCGGCCGAGTTGGCGCGCCGGGTTTAG
- a CDS encoding glutathione S-transferase N-terminal domain-containing protein, with amino-acid sequence MKLIGATTSPYVRKVRIVMAEKKLDYQFVQDNVWADDTHISASNPLGKVPCLVMEGGEAVFDSRVIVEYLDTLSPVGKLIPSQGRERAEVKTWEALADGVVDAAILARLEATWAHRKDSERSQAWIDRQLRKVNDGLKSMSQGLGDKPFCSGIHLSLSDIAVGCALGWLEFRFPEIAWRSEHPNLGKLLDKLMLRPSFADTKPS; translated from the coding sequence ATGAAATTGATCGGAGCCACCACCAGCCCCTACGTGCGCAAGGTACGTATCGTGATGGCTGAGAAAAAGCTCGACTACCAGTTCGTGCAAGACAACGTTTGGGCTGACGATACCCACATCTCGGCCTCCAACCCCTTGGGCAAGGTGCCCTGCCTGGTGATGGAGGGCGGCGAAGCCGTCTTTGACTCGCGCGTGATCGTGGAATACCTCGACACCCTGTCGCCGGTGGGCAAACTGATCCCCTCCCAAGGGCGTGAACGCGCCGAGGTCAAAACCTGGGAAGCCCTGGCTGACGGCGTCGTGGATGCGGCCATCCTGGCCCGGCTTGAGGCCACTTGGGCCCACCGCAAGGACAGTGAACGCAGCCAGGCCTGGATCGACCGCCAATTGCGCAAGGTGAACGATGGCCTCAAGTCGATGAGCCAGGGCCTGGGTGACAAGCCGTTTTGCAGCGGCATCCATCTGAGCCTGTCCGATATCGCCGTGGGCTGCGCATTGGGCTGGCTGGAGTTCCGCTTTCCGGAAATCGCCTGGCGCAGTGAGCACCCCAACCTGGGCAAGCTGCTCGACAAACTGATGCTTCGGCCCAGTTTCGCGGATACCAAGCCGTCCTGA
- a CDS encoding TetR/AcrR family transcriptional regulator, translating to MNEMVQNPSKAPDTRATRQRAARDAAATPGADRVRINDPDRTMANILQVATAEFADKGLAGARIDEIAALTSTSKRMIYYYFGSKEGLYVAVLEDAYRRIRRIESELHLEDLAPEQALRTLVGFTVDYQLANPDFIRLVMNENMHRGEFISQSTTIQELNIPVIHAVRDVYQRGVAAGVFRPDVDPVDLHMSISALCFFNVANRHTFGAIFKRSLDTPAATAQRRESIIEMIVRFLRP from the coding sequence ATGAACGAGATGGTTCAAAACCCTTCGAAAGCCCCCGACACCCGTGCCACGCGACAACGCGCAGCACGCGATGCCGCCGCCACGCCGGGCGCGGACCGCGTTCGTATCAACGACCCCGACCGCACCATGGCCAACATCCTGCAGGTGGCCACGGCAGAGTTTGCCGACAAGGGGCTGGCCGGTGCGCGCATCGACGAGATTGCGGCCCTCACCAGTACCAGCAAGCGCATGATCTACTACTATTTTGGTAGCAAAGAAGGCTTGTATGTAGCGGTGCTGGAGGATGCTTACCGGCGCATCCGTCGCATCGAATCGGAGCTGCACCTCGAAGATCTTGCGCCCGAGCAGGCGCTGCGTACGCTGGTTGGCTTCACGGTGGACTACCAGTTGGCCAATCCTGATTTCATCCGCCTCGTGATGAACGAAAACATGCACCGGGGGGAGTTCATCAGCCAGTCCACCACCATCCAGGAGCTCAACATCCCTGTCATCCACGCTGTGCGTGATGTATACCAGCGCGGCGTGGCGGCCGGCGTCTTCCGCCCCGACGTGGACCCGGTGGACCTGCACATGTCGATCTCGGCGCTGTGCTTCTTCAACGTGGCCAACCGCCATACCTTTGGCGCGATCTTTAAGCGCTCGCTGGATACCCCCGCCGCCACGGCGCAACGCCGTGAATCGATCATCGAGATGATCGTGCGCTTCCTGCGGCCCTGA
- a CDS encoding TRAP transporter small permease, with amino-acid sequence MLALADRLLRGYARALDILGGVCLAVMVLLVFGNVVLRYTMNSGITVSEELSRWLFVWLTFMGAVVALREHGHLGTDAFISRLPATGKKVCLVLAQIAMLYVSWLLLAGSWAQMLINWETEAPVTGASVGIFYASGVLMGGSAIAILLYDLLRTLFVPLAEHELVMVQESEDMAALEHRHPGSTVSGSGADVPSKH; translated from the coding sequence ATGCTTGCACTGGCCGATCGCTTGCTACGGGGATACGCCCGTGCGCTCGACATCCTGGGAGGTGTGTGCCTGGCCGTCATGGTGCTGCTGGTGTTCGGCAACGTGGTGCTGCGCTACACCATGAACTCCGGCATCACGGTGTCGGAAGAACTCTCACGCTGGCTGTTTGTATGGCTGACTTTCATGGGCGCCGTAGTGGCCTTGCGCGAACACGGCCACCTGGGCACGGACGCCTTCATCTCCCGCCTGCCGGCCACCGGCAAGAAAGTTTGCCTGGTTTTGGCGCAGATCGCCATGCTCTACGTGTCCTGGCTGCTGCTGGCAGGCAGTTGGGCCCAGATGCTCATCAACTGGGAGACAGAAGCCCCCGTCACCGGCGCGTCGGTCGGCATCTTCTACGCCAGCGGTGTGCTGATGGGCGGGTCAGCGATTGCGATCCTGCTGTACGACCTGCTGCGCACCTTGTTCGTGCCGCTGGCAGAACACGAATTGGTCATGGTGCAGGAGAGCGAAGACATGGCGGCGCTGGAGCATCGCCACCCCGGATCGACCGTGTCTGGTTCCGGCGCTGACGTGCCTTCCAAGCACTGA